In Listeria monocytogenes, the following proteins share a genomic window:
- the sugE2 gene encoding quaternary ammonium compound efflux SMR transporter SugE2 yields MDWIFLLVAGLCEMVFVVMLKLSDGFKKVGYAILTVIFMSASFFLLSLALKTIPIGTGYAIWTGIGAVGSVTLGMIVFKERKSVGKLLFITMIIAGVVGLKLTSGV; encoded by the coding sequence ATGGATTGGATATTTTTACTTGTAGCAGGGTTATGCGAAATGGTCTTCGTTGTCATGCTAAAATTATCAGATGGCTTTAAAAAGGTTGGATATGCGATACTGACAGTTATCTTTATGTCTGCAAGTTTCTTTTTACTATCCCTCGCACTGAAGACGATTCCAATCGGTACAGGTTATGCGATTTGGACCGGGATTGGCGCCGTTGGTAGTGTGACACTTGGAATGATTGTTTTTAAAGAACGTAAGAGTGTTGGTAAATTGCTCTTTATCACGATGATTATTGCCGGCGTGGTCGGTTTGAAATTAACATCTGGTGTTTAA
- a CDS encoding Lmo0850 family protein, producing the protein MDNNQKDLNQVIRQLKEKGIVVEKTKSRKDIWKSVSSKAMPNMTLRLQ; encoded by the coding sequence TTGGATAATAATCAAAAAGACTTGAATCAAGTAATCCGTCAGCTCAAAGAAAAAGGAATTGTTGTTGAAAAAACAAAATCACGAAAAGATATTTGGAAATCGGTTAGTAGTAAAGCGATGCCGAATATGACACTTCGATTGCAGTAA
- a CDS encoding amino acid ABC transporter substrate-binding protein/permease: MKKFSRFILMMAIACVAAFIFTGNGLNAKAAEETYLIGTDTTFAPFEFEKDGEHVGIDMDILKAIAKDQNFKYEIKAMGFNAAVQALEANQVDGVIAGMSITDERKQKFDFSDPYFDSGVVMGILKDNDEIKTYDDLKGKKVAVKTGTEGYAFAEKIKDKYDFDIVVFDDSAQMYDDVKTRNSVACFDDYPVLAYGVQTGNGLKIVTDKEKGNSYGFAVNKGKNQELLEKFNAGLVNIKASGEYDKILENYLGDNAIKENTNEKGFMGIIKSSWPALLSGLWLTIRLAVVSLIIAFIIGITFGFMKVSNSKILRGIATVYVDIFRGTPLIVQAFFFYFGIPAALDFRMPVFLAGVIALSLNAGAYMVEIVRGGIQSVDKGQMEAARSLGLPHKKAMMKVVLPQAIRMMIPSFINQFVITLKDTSIMSAIGLVELTQSGKIIMARTFESTWTWLIIGIMYLIVITILTKISDRLERRLRND, translated from the coding sequence ATGAAGAAATTTTCACGCTTCATACTAATGATGGCAATTGCTTGTGTTGCCGCATTTATTTTCACAGGAAACGGGTTAAATGCAAAAGCTGCGGAAGAAACTTACTTGATTGGTACAGACACAACCTTTGCACCTTTTGAATTTGAGAAAGATGGAGAACATGTCGGCATTGATATGGACATCCTAAAAGCAATTGCAAAAGACCAAAATTTTAAATATGAAATTAAAGCAATGGGATTCAATGCAGCGGTACAAGCACTAGAAGCTAACCAAGTAGACGGTGTTATCGCTGGGATGAGTATTACAGACGAACGTAAGCAAAAGTTCGATTTCTCTGACCCATACTTCGACTCTGGTGTCGTTATGGGAATTCTGAAAGATAACGACGAAATCAAAACTTACGACGATTTAAAAGGAAAAAAAGTAGCTGTTAAAACAGGTACAGAAGGCTATGCATTCGCAGAAAAAATTAAAGATAAATACGACTTCGATATTGTTGTCTTTGATGATTCAGCTCAAATGTATGATGATGTTAAAACAAGAAATTCAGTAGCATGTTTCGATGATTATCCCGTACTAGCTTACGGCGTTCAAACAGGAAACGGCCTGAAAATTGTTACGGATAAAGAAAAAGGAAACTCCTATGGTTTTGCTGTCAATAAAGGTAAAAACCAAGAACTTTTAGAGAAATTCAATGCTGGATTAGTTAATATTAAAGCAAGCGGCGAATATGATAAAATTTTAGAGAACTACTTAGGTGATAATGCGATTAAAGAAAACACAAATGAAAAAGGCTTTATGGGGATTATTAAATCTTCTTGGCCAGCACTATTATCTGGTTTGTGGTTGACGATTAGATTAGCCGTAGTTTCGCTAATCATCGCCTTCATTATTGGGATTACATTTGGATTTATGAAAGTGAGCAATAGCAAAATCTTGCGCGGGATTGCGACTGTTTATGTCGATATCTTCCGTGGAACGCCATTAATTGTACAAGCATTCTTCTTCTACTTTGGTATTCCAGCAGCACTTGATTTCAGGATGCCTGTATTCTTAGCCGGGGTTATCGCGCTAAGCTTGAACGCCGGTGCCTACATGGTCGAAATCGTTCGTGGTGGTATTCAATCAGTCGACAAAGGACAAATGGAAGCAGCAAGAAGTCTTGGTTTACCACATAAAAAAGCCATGATGAAAGTCGTTCTACCGCAAGCAATTCGAATGATGATTCCATCCTTTATTAACCAATTCGTTATCACGCTTAAAGATACATCCATTATGTCAGCGATTGGACTCGTCGAATTAACGCAATCGGGTAAAATCATTATGGCGCGTACATTCGAAAGTACTTGGACATGGCTAATCATCGGAATTATGTACCTTATCGTTATTACCATTTTAACGAAAATATCCGATCGTTTAGAAAGGAGATTACGAAATGACTAA
- the sugR gene encoding efflux SMR transporter transcriptional repressor SugR, with amino-acid sequence MTKKLIKEVALTLFAEKGYDGTALSEIAKAVGIKTPSLYAHFASKEALFLEVYQDSIQMELTELGRVAEREDLVGEEKLQSIFFVATDFSSNPDEKKFFQRAVFYPPKSLFQELKEETKTYEQLTNRILRETLEKIVSEEALVKWMHVFYALLDGLSVEHGIYDETEFELRRKSAWAVLASLLK; translated from the coding sequence ATGACGAAGAAACTGATTAAAGAAGTAGCGTTAACCCTTTTTGCGGAAAAAGGCTACGATGGGACGGCGCTTTCGGAAATCGCGAAAGCTGTTGGAATTAAGACACCATCGCTATATGCGCATTTTGCTTCAAAAGAGGCTCTTTTTTTAGAAGTTTATCAAGATAGCATCCAGATGGAATTAACAGAACTCGGACGAGTAGCGGAGCGAGAGGATTTAGTTGGGGAAGAGAAGCTACAATCAATTTTCTTTGTGGCAACAGATTTTTCTAGCAATCCCGATGAGAAGAAATTTTTCCAGCGCGCCGTCTTTTATCCGCCTAAGTCACTTTTTCAAGAATTAAAAGAAGAAACAAAGACATATGAACAACTGACGAATCGGATATTGCGCGAAACGTTAGAAAAAATAGTATCCGAAGAAGCACTTGTAAAATGGATGCACGTTTTTTATGCACTTCTTGATGGACTGAGTGTGGAACACGGCATTTATGATGAAACGGAATTTGAGTTGCGAAGAAAATCTGCTTGGGCAGTTCTCGCAAGTTTGCTCAAATGA
- a CDS encoding ABC transporter substrate-binding protein: MKIRKIAIAALSVVVAGSLLTACGGGNSKSDDNGKTKVTFWAAPNPTQVKYWDEMAKAYEKENPDVTIEVSQMKESPSSEATIQSAIASKTAPTMSENINRSFAAQLADSKAIVPLNDVKGLDDVVKERNMSETMDSWKFSDGNQYVLPVYSNPILFAWRLDTLKELGYDAPPKTYSEALEVGKKLKAKYPDKVLWAKGDLSDPTAWMRWFDFFPLYDAASKGNAFVEDGKLVADDKAGTELLTFMSELQKNKLLLASKATDPFETGTSIMADNGPWTFPNWDEKFPELKYNENYAITAPLVPDSMANEKNIATYADSKGVVMYAQATDKEKEAAMDFLKFVYNDDKNDLKFLETTNLIPARDDATENETFTAFFKENPELEVYAANVPYSIPAMDDAKYNDIQQILGEEAWNPVVRGEKKPAKAWSDMKKAEDGVLQK, from the coding sequence ATGAAGATTAGAAAAATTGCTATTGCAGCTCTTAGTGTTGTGGTTGCTGGGTCATTACTCACTGCTTGTGGTGGTGGGAACAGCAAAAGCGACGATAATGGTAAAACAAAAGTAACGTTTTGGGCAGCTCCAAATCCAACTCAAGTAAAATATTGGGATGAAATGGCGAAAGCTTACGAAAAAGAAAATCCAGATGTTACGATTGAAGTTTCCCAAATGAAAGAAAGCCCATCATCGGAAGCAACTATCCAATCAGCTATTGCCTCTAAAACGGCGCCAACAATGTCTGAAAATATCAATCGTAGTTTCGCTGCGCAATTAGCTGACAGTAAAGCGATTGTTCCTTTGAATGATGTAAAAGGACTTGATGATGTTGTCAAAGAACGAAACATGAGTGAAACAATGGATTCTTGGAAATTCTCTGATGGAAATCAATATGTGCTGCCAGTTTACTCCAATCCAATTCTTTTTGCTTGGCGGTTAGATACACTCAAAGAACTTGGCTATGATGCACCGCCAAAAACATATAGTGAAGCGCTAGAAGTTGGTAAAAAACTAAAAGCGAAATATCCAGATAAAGTGCTTTGGGCGAAAGGTGATTTATCTGATCCAACTGCTTGGATGCGCTGGTTTGATTTCTTCCCACTTTATGATGCAGCTTCTAAAGGAAATGCATTTGTAGAAGATGGCAAATTAGTAGCAGACGATAAAGCAGGAACAGAGTTATTAACATTTATGTCCGAATTACAAAAAAACAAATTACTTCTTGCAAGTAAAGCAACAGATCCATTTGAAACTGGAACAAGCATCATGGCAGATAATGGCCCGTGGACTTTCCCTAACTGGGACGAAAAATTCCCAGAACTTAAATATAACGAAAACTATGCAATCACAGCGCCATTAGTACCAGATAGCATGGCGAATGAAAAAAATATTGCTACATACGCTGATTCGAAAGGCGTTGTAATGTATGCACAAGCGACAGATAAAGAAAAAGAAGCAGCAATGGATTTCTTGAAATTTGTTTATAACGATGACAAAAATGACTTGAAATTCTTAGAAACAACTAACTTAATTCCTGCGCGTGATGATGCAACCGAAAACGAAACTTTCACAGCATTCTTTAAAGAAAATCCAGAACTCGAAGTTTATGCAGCTAATGTACCATATAGTATCCCTGCAATGGATGACGCGAAATACAATGACATTCAACAAATTCTTGGTGAAGAAGCATGGAATCCGGTTGTTCGCGGGGAGAAAAAACCTGCTAAAGCTTGGTCAGATATGAAGAAAGCGGAGGACGGGGTGCTTCAAAAATGA
- the uvrC gene encoding excinuclease ABC subunit UvrC, producing the protein MDDKLQKKLTLLPESPGCYIYRDENNEILYIGKSKCLKNRVKSYFHSKQIGKTARLVRQIRDLELIITTSEKEALLLEMILIQKYQPPFNIQLKEGTSYPYIKITNEKNPHIEVVFEVKRDGAHYFGPYPGRFSARQTVDLIEKLFPLCRCDGKPGRPCLYYHLGLCLGPCQAEIDPAVYKKQIHKISRFLEGDVKNVKAKLQEDMLTATENLEFERAAELRDKIHAINETIEKQHIIFPGLKNRDIIGCYEQDNHLSVFVFFVRNGAINGSKWHVFQIEKSLQEDLAKFLNQFYEDPNNIQPKELLIAEKLDKKLLNEPLRKACLFPQKGGKKKQIELAIENAKSAYIAYAKMKEYDFEKQITNQ; encoded by the coding sequence TTGGACGACAAATTACAAAAGAAATTGACCTTACTACCTGAATCGCCAGGTTGTTATATTTATAGAGATGAAAATAATGAAATTTTATATATCGGCAAATCTAAATGCTTGAAAAATCGTGTAAAATCTTATTTTCATAGTAAACAAATTGGGAAAACAGCAAGACTCGTCAGGCAAATTCGAGATTTAGAATTAATTATTACAACTTCCGAAAAAGAAGCTTTACTACTCGAAATGATCTTAATTCAAAAATACCAGCCACCTTTTAATATCCAGCTAAAAGAAGGAACGAGCTACCCATATATCAAAATTACGAACGAAAAAAATCCGCATATTGAAGTTGTGTTTGAAGTAAAGCGAGACGGCGCGCATTATTTTGGCCCTTATCCAGGTCGTTTTTCCGCGAGACAAACGGTAGATTTGATTGAAAAATTATTTCCGCTTTGCAGATGTGATGGAAAGCCGGGCCGGCCATGTTTATACTATCATCTTGGATTATGTTTAGGTCCATGTCAGGCAGAAATTGATCCTGCTGTTTATAAAAAGCAAATCCACAAAATCAGTCGCTTTCTTGAAGGTGATGTTAAAAATGTGAAAGCGAAACTACAGGAAGATATGCTAACAGCAACCGAAAATCTCGAATTCGAAAGAGCAGCAGAGCTTCGAGATAAAATACACGCTATTAATGAAACGATTGAGAAACAACATATTATTTTCCCAGGGCTAAAAAATCGCGACATCATCGGTTGTTACGAACAAGATAATCATTTAAGTGTCTTTGTTTTCTTCGTTCGTAATGGCGCTATTAATGGAAGTAAATGGCACGTATTCCAAATCGAAAAATCCCTTCAAGAAGATTTAGCCAAATTTCTCAATCAATTTTATGAAGATCCTAATAACATTCAACCGAAAGAATTGTTAATCGCTGAGAAACTAGATAAAAAATTACTGAATGAACCACTTAGAAAAGCATGTTTATTCCCACAAAAAGGCGGTAAAAAGAAGCAAATAGAGCTGGCCATAGAAAATGCTAAAAGTGCTTATATCGCATACGCAAAGATGAAAGAATATGATTTTGAAAAGCAAATAACCAATCAGTAG
- the murF gene encoding UDP-N-acetylmuramoyl-tripeptide--D-alanyl-D-alanine ligase gives MKKTVGEVVAMLDSSIHVDTFRDVVITGVCFDTRQIKSGDLFVPFVGNVRDGHEFVGQAREMGAVATFWQKNVPNPPTDFPVILVEDTLLALQELAAKYIQQVKPKVIAITGSNGKTTTKDIMAAIVETTYKVHYTGGNFNNHIGLPYTILTMPEDTEVAVLEMGMNHRHEIEVLSKIAKPDIAIITNIGEAHIEYLGSREEIAKAKLEITAGLNPSGILIYPHEETLLLGNINGDFRQLTFGKSEAAEIYPLEIRAEAEGTSFITNWEPELEIFVPIIGEHNVFNTMAAMLAAREIGIEGEKIQSALKNMERSKSRLEWITTKSGARILNDAYNSSPTALKTVLKTFMHMDSSGKPKYLVLADMLELGDLSTKLHQESAEVLENDTIQKVFLYGDAMKAFGEVAESKIGQGKVHHFDTKESLETALLAEIKGNEWILVKGSYGMGLKDVVENLIIK, from the coding sequence TTGAAAAAAACAGTAGGCGAAGTAGTAGCAATGTTAGATAGTTCCATCCATGTAGATACATTTCGCGATGTCGTCATTACTGGCGTTTGTTTTGACACAAGGCAAATAAAGTCAGGTGATTTATTTGTTCCGTTTGTAGGGAATGTGCGCGATGGACATGAGTTTGTGGGGCAAGCACGAGAAATGGGTGCTGTAGCTACTTTCTGGCAAAAAAATGTACCAAATCCACCGACGGATTTCCCGGTTATTTTAGTAGAAGATACTTTACTCGCGCTTCAAGAACTGGCGGCAAAATATATCCAACAAGTAAAACCAAAAGTTATTGCGATTACTGGAAGCAATGGTAAAACGACGACAAAAGATATTATGGCAGCGATTGTAGAAACAACGTACAAAGTGCATTATACTGGTGGGAACTTTAATAACCATATCGGCTTACCATATACGATTTTAACGATGCCAGAAGATACGGAAGTTGCTGTACTTGAAATGGGCATGAATCATCGTCATGAAATCGAAGTGCTTTCCAAAATTGCCAAACCCGATATCGCGATTATTACGAATATCGGCGAGGCACATATTGAATATCTTGGTTCGCGTGAAGAAATTGCCAAAGCAAAACTGGAAATTACTGCGGGGCTTAATCCAAGCGGGATTTTAATTTATCCACATGAAGAAACTTTGCTGCTAGGAAATATTAATGGCGATTTCAGACAGCTCACTTTTGGCAAGTCGGAAGCTGCGGAAATTTATCCGTTAGAAATTCGTGCGGAAGCGGAAGGCACTTCTTTTATAACTAATTGGGAGCCGGAGCTAGAAATTTTTGTCCCTATTATTGGTGAACATAATGTTTTCAACACAATGGCGGCGATGCTTGCGGCAAGAGAAATTGGAATTGAAGGCGAAAAAATTCAATCTGCGCTGAAAAATATGGAACGTTCTAAAAGTCGTTTAGAATGGATTACAACGAAAAGTGGCGCGCGTATTTTGAATGATGCTTATAACTCTAGTCCGACAGCGCTCAAAACGGTTTTAAAAACATTCATGCATATGGATTCGAGCGGCAAACCTAAATATTTGGTCCTTGCTGATATGCTGGAACTTGGCGATTTGTCGACAAAACTACACCAAGAATCAGCTGAGGTGTTAGAAAATGATACGATTCAGAAAGTTTTCTTATATGGTGATGCGATGAAAGCATTTGGAGAAGTAGCGGAATCGAAAATTGGTCAGGGAAAAGTTCATCATTTTGACACGAAAGAATCGCTTGAAACGGCGCTTCTTGCTGAAATAAAAGGAAATGAATGGATACTGGTCAAAGGTTCTTACGGAATGGGCTTGAAAGATGTGGTAGAAAATCTTATTATTAAGTAA
- the sugE1 gene encoding quaternary ammonium compound efflux SMR transporter SugE1, producing the protein MAWFYLIMAGLSEIVWAFGLKESHGFTMLGWSLLTIAFLIVSFGLFSISMKSIPIGTAYAVFTGIGAAGTAIIGMIFLSEGVSFWKIVSLIVLLTGIIGLKLVDGNESEKEAK; encoded by the coding sequence TTGGCTTGGTTTTATTTAATTATGGCAGGGTTATCAGAAATTGTTTGGGCTTTTGGACTAAAAGAATCACATGGTTTCACGATGTTAGGGTGGAGCCTTTTGACGATAGCATTTTTGATTGTTAGTTTTGGTTTGTTTTCGATTTCCATGAAGTCCATTCCAATTGGGACGGCGTATGCGGTTTTTACTGGAATTGGGGCTGCTGGGACAGCGATTATTGGGATGATTTTCCTTTCAGAAGGTGTTTCTTTTTGGAAGATTGTTTCGCTTATCGTATTATTAACAGGGATTATCGGCCTGAAACTAGTGGATGGCAATGAGTCTGAAAAGGAGGCTAAATAA
- a CDS encoding D-alanine--D-alanine ligase, with protein MKTKLILLYGGKSAEHEVSLQTAFSVINALDLEKFEAAPIYITNEGEWIQGPLLSGKLDFVEQLRFSATDSIKLATTESEKSEGEAISPAVLEADGQETVVFPLLHGPNGEDGTVQGLFEVLNIPYVGNGVLASSAAMDKIVMKKIFADAGIPQVPAVAVRLIDWKNYQAEMITEMEEVLTYPVFVKPANLGSSVGISKATNKKELADAMTEAFLYDRRVVVEQGVVAREIEMGVLGNDTPVCSVPGEILPEGAVATFYDYKAKYQDNNTALIIPTEVDPEILEQMKEYAVQAFLGLDASGLVRADFFLTEDNQLFLNEVNTMPGFTPYSMYPLLWQETGLPYGALIERLVDLAKERHAAKNALKYKLED; from the coding sequence ATGAAAACCAAATTAATTTTGTTATACGGTGGGAAATCTGCTGAACACGAAGTTTCCTTACAAACAGCATTTTCAGTTATCAATGCTTTGGATTTAGAAAAATTCGAAGCTGCGCCAATATATATTACGAATGAAGGTGAGTGGATTCAAGGACCACTTCTTTCTGGGAAGTTAGATTTTGTCGAACAATTACGTTTTTCGGCTACAGATTCAATAAAACTTGCTACAACTGAATCAGAAAAATCAGAAGGGGAAGCAATTAGCCCGGCCGTTTTAGAAGCAGACGGACAAGAGACAGTCGTATTCCCACTTTTACATGGTCCAAACGGAGAAGATGGCACTGTTCAAGGATTGTTCGAAGTATTAAACATTCCATATGTTGGCAACGGGGTCTTGGCATCTTCTGCTGCAATGGACAAAATCGTGATGAAGAAAATTTTTGCAGATGCTGGTATTCCGCAAGTTCCAGCAGTTGCAGTGCGTTTAATTGATTGGAAAAACTATCAAGCAGAAATGATTACGGAGATGGAAGAAGTACTTACCTATCCAGTCTTCGTAAAACCAGCAAACCTTGGTTCGAGTGTTGGTATTAGTAAGGCAACAAACAAAAAAGAATTAGCGGACGCAATGACAGAAGCATTTTTATATGACCGTCGTGTGGTTGTTGAACAAGGTGTTGTTGCGCGCGAAATCGAAATGGGCGTACTTGGAAATGATACGCCAGTTTGCTCTGTTCCAGGTGAAATTTTGCCAGAAGGTGCAGTTGCTACGTTTTACGATTACAAAGCAAAATACCAGGATAATAATACTGCGTTAATTATTCCGACTGAAGTAGATCCGGAAATCTTGGAACAAATGAAAGAATATGCGGTTCAAGCATTCCTAGGTCTTGATGCAAGCGGACTAGTGCGAGCGGACTTTTTCTTAACGGAAGATAATCAGTTATTCTTAAATGAAGTGAATACAATGCCAGGTTTCACACCGTACAGCATGTATCCTCTTCTTTGGCAGGAAACGGGCTTACCGTACGGAGCGTTAATTGAACGATTAGTCGATTTAGCGAAAGAACGCCACGCAGCCAAAAATGCACTTAAATATAAATTAGAAGACTAA
- a CDS encoding LacI family DNA-binding transcriptional regulator, which yields MKKVTMQDIADRLNITKNSVSQALGNKNGVSEQTKLAVFKMADELGYKYKREIAREVVKEKFALLATSFALSQRSFFGEIIDNMKQSIIAHQAELIIFPVTDEEAATNQLPEQLTSENWTGIFLLSHINTDYSKKVIDLGMPVVLIDHHDPHLKADAVISQNKDGAFMAVEFLIQNKHQKIGFLGDVTFSPSYEERLEGYKKALQYYHIPFNEKYAITRIKEEQTTLYRTLDELDELPTAWFCVNSGLGFILNTYLQSKGYNIPKDLSIICFDNTEFTVLSNPQLTTMCTNLSFMGEKAVELMYNRIRKPDEGFVHLALATNLIARDSVGENKKTDSASES from the coding sequence ATGAAGAAAGTTACGATGCAGGATATTGCTGACAGGCTAAATATAACCAAAAATTCAGTCTCGCAAGCTTTAGGCAATAAAAATGGGGTTAGCGAACAAACTAAACTAGCTGTTTTTAAAATGGCAGATGAATTAGGTTATAAATATAAAAGAGAAATCGCACGTGAGGTTGTCAAAGAAAAATTTGCGCTTTTAGCAACTTCTTTCGCCCTTTCTCAGCGCAGTTTTTTTGGTGAAATTATTGATAATATGAAACAAAGCATTATCGCCCACCAAGCCGAACTTATTATTTTTCCAGTTACGGATGAGGAAGCGGCAACAAATCAATTGCCGGAGCAGCTTACAAGTGAGAACTGGACTGGTATTTTCTTGCTGTCGCATATTAACACCGATTATAGTAAAAAAGTGATCGACCTCGGCATGCCAGTAGTGCTGATAGATCATCATGATCCGCATTTAAAAGCCGATGCAGTTATTAGTCAAAACAAAGACGGTGCTTTTATGGCTGTGGAATTTTTAATTCAAAATAAGCACCAAAAAATCGGTTTTCTTGGTGACGTAACTTTTTCTCCAAGTTATGAAGAACGACTAGAAGGATACAAAAAAGCTTTGCAGTACTATCACATTCCTTTTAACGAAAAATATGCCATCACTCGCATCAAAGAAGAACAAACTACATTGTATAGAACTTTAGACGAACTGGACGAACTCCCTACTGCTTGGTTTTGCGTCAACTCAGGTCTTGGATTTATTCTCAATACTTACCTACAATCGAAAGGCTATAATATCCCGAAAGACTTATCGATTATTTGTTTTGATAATACCGAGTTTACTGTACTAAGTAATCCGCAGCTGACAACGATGTGTACTAACCTTAGTTTTATGGGTGAGAAAGCTGTCGAACTGATGTATAATCGCATAAGAAAACCAGATGAAGGTTTTGTTCATCTGGCGCTTGCAACTAATTTAATAGCCCGAGATTCTGTTGGCGAAAATAAAAAAACCGATTCAGCGAGCGAGAGCTGA
- a CDS encoding carboxylesterase, protein MVACLCIHGFTGSPSEVKPLADYLREHTDWDVLAPTLPGHDHLRHLKNVTYKDWIVFVDSILSQMLKEDDEVYIIGFSMGGLLAGWLARHYPEVKKLVLLSTAVNAMEWPQLVENSKQVLTEAKEVTLKNSPMFKRYQKKVTETPWTSTLQFKKMVALAKPVFEHIEIPTFIAQGSADQVVPAEKSVNFLMESIPGPKELFILEGSKHVICQDEQADKLFAAVLTFLQKDVAILNTK, encoded by the coding sequence ATGGTTGCTTGTTTGTGTATTCATGGTTTTACTGGTTCGCCGTCCGAGGTGAAGCCGCTCGCTGACTATTTGCGAGAGCATACAGATTGGGATGTTTTAGCACCCACATTACCTGGCCATGATCACCTGCGCCACTTAAAGAATGTGACGTATAAAGATTGGATTGTTTTTGTAGATAGTATTTTAAGCCAAATGCTAAAAGAAGACGATGAAGTATATATTATTGGTTTTTCTATGGGGGGATTACTCGCTGGATGGCTCGCGAGACATTATCCGGAAGTGAAAAAACTAGTACTTCTGAGCACAGCCGTAAATGCAATGGAATGGCCGCAACTTGTCGAAAATTCCAAGCAAGTATTAACGGAAGCAAAAGAAGTCACGCTCAAAAACAGCCCAATGTTCAAACGTTACCAAAAGAAAGTAACGGAAACACCTTGGACTTCCACGCTACAATTCAAAAAAATGGTAGCTTTAGCAAAGCCAGTTTTTGAGCATATTGAAATTCCAACTTTTATTGCACAAGGCAGTGCCGACCAAGTAGTTCCTGCTGAAAAGAGTGTTAATTTCTTAATGGAAAGTATTCCTGGTCCAAAAGAATTATTTATTTTAGAAGGTTCGAAACACGTGATTTGTCAAGATGAACAAGCGGACAAATTATTTGCAGCTGTTTTAACATTTTTGCAAAAAGATGTCGCTATTTTAAATACCAAATAA
- a CDS encoding amino acid ABC transporter ATP-binding protein produces the protein MTKLKVTGLKKSFGANEVLKGIDIEVKEGEVVCVIGPSGSGKSTFLRCMNNLEEITAGDVVVDDFNITDKKVDINKVRENIGMVFQHFNLFPHLSVLENITLAPVELKKMDKEAAKSNALRLLEQVGLREKAEEFPNQLSGGQKQRVAIARALAMDPDIMLFDEPTSALDPEMVGEVLGVMKELAKDGMTMMIVTHEMGFAREVGDRVIFMDGGYIVEEGKPAEIFDNPTNERTISFLDKVL, from the coding sequence ATGACTAAACTTAAAGTAACTGGCCTGAAAAAAAGTTTTGGCGCAAATGAAGTGTTAAAAGGCATTGATATAGAAGTAAAAGAAGGCGAAGTAGTTTGTGTCATCGGACCTTCTGGCTCTGGTAAAAGTACATTTCTTCGTTGCATGAATAACCTGGAAGAAATTACTGCAGGCGATGTAGTCGTTGATGATTTTAATATTACGGATAAAAAAGTAGACATTAATAAGGTTCGCGAAAATATCGGCATGGTTTTCCAACATTTTAATCTTTTTCCACATTTGTCTGTTTTAGAAAATATCACTTTAGCACCTGTTGAATTGAAAAAAATGGATAAAGAAGCGGCGAAAAGTAATGCTTTACGTTTATTAGAACAAGTTGGCTTACGAGAAAAAGCAGAAGAATTTCCTAATCAACTGTCTGGTGGACAAAAACAACGGGTGGCGATTGCGAGAGCACTTGCGATGGATCCTGATATTATGTTGTTCGATGAGCCAACATCAGCGCTCGATCCAGAAATGGTTGGCGAAGTTTTAGGCGTTATGAAAGAACTAGCCAAAGATGGCATGACGATGATGATTGTTACACACGAAATGGGCTTTGCTCGTGAAGTTGGTGACCGAGTAATCTTTATGGACGGTGGTTACATTGTCGAAGAAGGCAAGCCAGCTGAGATTTTTGATAACCCAACGAATGAAAGAACAATCAGTTTCTTAGATAAAGTTTTATAA